The DNA region GCTTAATGTGGGGACAAATATTTCTATCAAAGATAATGTCAGAATCTATGCAGATTTTGAAAGAAGCTTTGGAGGAGATATTGTGACAGAGTATCAAGTCAATCTGGGTGTGAGATATAGCTTTGGAGAGGGAACTTATACTCCTAAGCCTATCGTAACTCAAGAAAAAGAAACTCTTCAAGCTCCTGTGAAGCTAGAAGAAAAAGGAAGTGAAGAAAAAGGAGAAACAACTCCTTCTTCCACTCAAAACTAAAAAGAAGTCAAAAAAGTCTTTCTATCCCAATAGAAAGACTCTCTAGCTAATACAAAAGCATAAACAAAAAAGCAAGATAAGGCAGACTAAATAGAGTTAAAAAAAAGGGGGGGGGATTAAAGATTTTAAAAGAACAAATAAAAAAAGTTTAAAGATTTAAGCACAGGTCTTAATTGAATAGGGTTTGTTTTATCATTGTTTTAATGAAATACAAAGCCTGCAAAAATGGAGAATTTTAAAACCCAAA from Helicobacter kayseriensis includes:
- a CDS encoding autotransporter outer membrane beta-barrel domain-containing protein: LNVGTNISIKDNVRIYADFERSFGGDIVTEYQVNLGVRYSFGEGTYTPKPIVTQEKETLQAPVKLEEKGSEEKGETTPSSTQN